From a region of the Castor canadensis chromosome 7, mCasCan1.hap1v2, whole genome shotgun sequence genome:
- the Hnrnpf gene encoding heterogeneous nuclear ribonucleoprotein F, whose protein sequence is MLGPEGGEGFVVKLRGLPWSCSIEDVQNFLSDCTIHDGVAGVHFIYTREGRQSGEAFVELESEDDVKLALKKDRESMGHRYIEVFKSHRTEMDWVLKHSGPNSADSANDGFVRLRGLPFGCTKEEIVQFFSGLEIVPNGITLPVDPEGKITGEAFVQFASQELAEKALGKHKERIGHRYIEVFKSSQEEVRSYSDPPLKFMSVQRPGPYDRPGTARRYIGIVKQAGLERMRSGAYSTGYGGYEEYSGLSDGYGFTTDLFGRDLSYCLSGMYDHRYGDGEFTVQSTTGHCVHMRGLPYKATENDIYNFFSPLNPVRVHIEIGPDGRVTGEADVEFATHEEAVAAMSKDRANMQHRYIELFLNSTTGASNGAYSSQVMQGMGVSAAQATYSGLESQSVSGCYGAGYSGQNSMGGYD, encoded by the coding sequence ATGCTAGGTCCTGAGGGAGGTGAAGGCTTTGTTGTCAAACTCCGTGGCCTGCCTTGGTCCTGCTCAATTGAGGATGTGCAGAACTTTCTCTCTGACTGCACAATTCACGATGGGGTTGCAGGTGTCCATTTCATTTACACTAGGGAAGGCAGGCAGAGTGGTGAGGCTTTTGTTGAACTTGAATCAGAAGATGATGTAAAGTTGGCTCTGAAAAAAGACAGGGAAAGCATGGGACACCGGTACATCGAGGTGTTCAAGTCACACAGAACCGAGATGGATTGGGTGTTGAAGCACAGTGGTCCAAACAGCGCTGACAGCGCCAATGATGGCTTCGTGCGCCTTCGGGGACTCCCATTTGGATGCACAAAGGAAGAAATCGTTCAGTTCTTCTCAGGGTTGGAAATCGTGCCAAATGGGATCACACTGCCAGTGGATCCAGAGGGCAAGATTACAGGGGAGGCCTTTGTGCAGTTTGCCTCACAGGAGTTAGCTGAGAAGGCGCTAGGGAAGCACAAGGAGAGAATAGGGCACAGGTATATCGAGGTGTTTAAGAGCAGtcaggaggaagttaggtcatacTCAGATCCACCTCTGAAGTTTATGTCTGTGCAGCGGCCAGGGCCCTATGACCGACCAGGGACAGCCAGGAGGTACATTGGCATCGTGAAACAGGCAGGCCTGGAGAGGATGAGATCCGGTGCCTACAGTACAGGCTATGGGGGCTACGAGGAGTACAGTGGTCTCAGTGATGGCTACGGCTTCACCACAGACCTGTTTGGGAGAGACCTCAGCTACTGTCTCTCAGGAATGTATGACCACAGATACGGAGATGGCGAGTTCACGGTGCAGAGCACCACTGGCCACTGTGTCCACATGAGGGGGCTGCCCTACAAAGCAACGGAGAACGACATTTACAACTTCTTCTCTCCACTCAACCCTGTGAGAGTTCATATCGAGATTGGCCCTGATGGAAGAGTGACAGGAGAAGCTGATGTTGAGTTTGCTACCCATGAAGAAGCTGTGGCGGCTATGTCAAAAGACAGGGCCAACATGCAGCACAGATACATAGAACTGTTCCTGAATTCGACAACAGGGGCCAGCAATGGGGCTTATAGCAGCCAGGTGATGCAGGGCATGGGGGTGTCTGCAGCCCAGGCCACATACAGTGGCCTGGAGAGCCAGTCAGTGAGTGGCTGTTACGGGGCCGGCTATAGCGGTCAGAACAGCATGGGTGGATATGACTAG
- the Fxyd4 gene encoding FXYD domain-containing ion transport regulator 4 isoform X2 → MEGVNWAFLLVLADTDTDNPFYYDWESLQLGGMIFAGLLCIAGIAMALSGKCKCKDRQKPSPLPGTATPLINPGP, encoded by the exons ATGGAAGGAGTGAACTGGGCCTTTCTCCTGGTGCTGGCAG ATACAGATACAGACAATCCCTTCTACTATG ACTGGGAAAGCCTGCAGCTGGGGGGGATGATCTTCGCAGGACTGCTGTGCATCGCTGGAATAGCCATGGCCCTGA GTGGCAAATGCAAATGCAAGGACAGGCAGAAGCCCAG TCCCTTACCTGGGACAGCCACTCCACTCATCAATCCCG GCCCTTGA
- the Fxyd4 gene encoding FXYD domain-containing ion transport regulator 4 isoform X1: MEGVNWAFLLVLAGLPALEANDLADTDTDNPFYYDWESLQLGGMIFAGLLCIAGIAMALSGKCKCKDRQKPSPLPGTATPLINPGP, encoded by the exons ATGGAAGGAGTGAACTGGGCCTTTCTCCTGGTGCTGGCAG GCCTACCTGCCTTGGAAGCCAATGACCTTGCTG ATACAGATACAGACAATCCCTTCTACTATG ACTGGGAAAGCCTGCAGCTGGGGGGGATGATCTTCGCAGGACTGCTGTGCATCGCTGGAATAGCCATGGCCCTGA GTGGCAAATGCAAATGCAAGGACAGGCAGAAGCCCAG TCCCTTACCTGGGACAGCCACTCCACTCATCAATCCCG GCCCTTGA